A single window of Thalassomonas viridans DNA harbors:
- a CDS encoding SO_0444 family Cu/Zn efflux transporter: MEQLTALLNNFIDLSAEASPWLLLGLLIAGLMKAWLPKQILNKHLGKGKSGIVKAALVGAPLPLCSCGVIPVATELKRGGASDPATASFLVATPETGVDSVSVSYAILGPVFAVYRPVTAIASAIITGLLVSTDNSAKKALPTKNSPQAEPATATACCAPSAPQAVTSSCCATSTPATKEKAATGQCGTSSAREATATGSCCPDTAPKEASATNCCASGSTQTENKETFSAKTLQGIKYAATQLVDDIIVWLFIGLVFATLVRTFLPPSLLTSYGSGLHAMLIMIAISIPMYICATASTPIAAGFILAGISPGTALVFMMAGPATNISTLGVIKNEMGSGVLIRYLGGIGLCALAFGYLLDWGLLKFNIDINQQMQHSHEVLPYWFSLGCAILLALLAIKPLRNKLL, from the coding sequence GTGGAACAGCTCACAGCCTTATTGAATAATTTCATTGACTTATCGGCTGAAGCCAGCCCCTGGTTGTTGCTGGGGCTGCTGATTGCCGGCTTAATGAAGGCCTGGCTGCCCAAGCAAATACTCAATAAGCACCTGGGCAAAGGCAAATCGGGAATCGTTAAAGCCGCCCTGGTGGGAGCGCCTTTACCTTTATGCTCCTGCGGCGTGATCCCTGTGGCCACCGAATTAAAACGCGGCGGCGCATCCGACCCCGCCACCGCTTCCTTTCTGGTTGCCACGCCGGAAACCGGGGTTGATTCCGTTTCTGTCTCTTATGCCATTTTAGGACCCGTATTTGCCGTTTACCGTCCCGTGACCGCAATCGCTTCCGCCATTATCACAGGCTTGCTGGTTTCCACCGATAACTCAGCTAAAAAAGCTTTGCCGACAAAAAACAGTCCGCAAGCAGAGCCGGCGACGGCAACTGCCTGCTGTGCTCCATCGGCCCCCCAAGCGGTAACCAGCAGCTGTTGCGCAACGTCAACACCGGCAACAAAAGAAAAAGCAGCAACGGGCCAATGCGGCACTTCATCTGCCAGGGAAGCAACCGCCACAGGCAGCTGCTGCCCGGATACGGCGCCGAAAGAGGCAAGCGCAACCAATTGCTGCGCTTCCGGTTCAACGCAAACAGAAAATAAAGAAACCTTTTCCGCCAAGACCCTTCAGGGCATCAAATATGCGGCCACCCAGTTAGTAGACGACATCATTGTCTGGCTCTTTATCGGCCTGGTCTTTGCCACCCTGGTCAGAACCTTCTTGCCGCCGTCGCTGTTAACCAGCTATGGCAGCGGGCTGCACGCCATGCTGATCATGATCGCCATTTCCATCCCTATGTATATTTGCGCCACCGCCTCCACCCCGATTGCCGCAGGCTTTATTCTTGCAGGCATTTCTCCCGGCACCGCCCTGGTATTTATGATGGCCGGACCGGCAACCAATATCTCGACCTTAGGGGTGATTAAAAATGAAATGGGCTCAGGCGTCCTGATACGTTATCTCGGGGGCATAGGCTTATGCGCCCTGGCCTTCGGTTACCTGCTTGACTGGGGGTTGCTGAAATTTAATATCGATATCAACCAGCAAATGCAGCACAGCCATGAAGTCCTGCCTTACTGGTTCAGCCTCGGCTGCGCGATTTTACTGGCGCTACTGGCGATAAAACCACTAAGAAACAAGTTGCTATAA
- the ffh gene encoding signal recognition particle protein produces the protein MFENLSDRLTKTLKNISGRGRLTEDNIKDTLREVRMALLEADVALPVIREFVSKVKERAVGQEVTKSLSPGQVFVKIVRTELEVAMGEVNEALDLKATPPAVIMMAGLQGAGKTTSVAKLAKFLTEREKKKVLVVSADVYRPAAIKQLETLANEIKVEFFPSDIKQKPVAIAEAAINHAKLNYFDVLIVDTAGRLHVDEDMMAEIQQLHSAINPVETLFTVDAMTGQDAANTAKAFNDALPLTGVILTKTDGDARGGAALSIRHITGKPIKFLGVGEKTDALEPFHPDRVASRILGMGDVLSLIEEVEHKVDKKKAAKLAQKVKTGKGFDLEDFREQLQQMKNMGGMMGLMDKLPGMGNMSEQIKGQMDDKVTVRMEAIINSMTPAERARPEIIKGSRKRRIANGSGTQIQDVNKLIKQFTQMQKMMKKMSGKGGLQKMMRGMKGMMPPGGMGGMGGMFGPK, from the coding sequence ATGTTTGAGAATCTTTCCGATCGTTTAACGAAAACGTTAAAAAATATCAGCGGCCGCGGCCGGCTAACAGAAGACAATATTAAAGACACGCTGCGCGAAGTGCGCATGGCCCTGCTTGAAGCGGATGTTGCCTTGCCGGTGATCCGTGAGTTTGTCAGCAAAGTGAAAGAACGTGCGGTTGGTCAGGAAGTTACTAAAAGCCTGAGTCCGGGACAGGTTTTCGTTAAAATTGTCCGCACCGAGCTTGAAGTGGCCATGGGTGAAGTCAATGAAGCCCTGGATTTAAAAGCGACGCCGCCGGCAGTGATCATGATGGCGGGTTTGCAGGGGGCGGGTAAAACCACCTCGGTAGCCAAGCTGGCAAAATTTTTAACCGAGCGGGAAAAGAAAAAGGTGCTTGTGGTCAGTGCCGACGTTTATCGCCCGGCGGCGATCAAACAGCTGGAAACCCTGGCAAATGAAATCAAGGTGGAGTTTTTCCCCAGTGATATCAAACAAAAGCCTGTGGCTATTGCCGAAGCGGCCATCAACCATGCCAAGTTAAACTACTTTGACGTCCTGATTGTTGATACCGCAGGCCGTTTGCATGTCGATGAAGATATGATGGCGGAAATCCAGCAGCTGCATAGCGCCATTAATCCGGTGGAAACCCTGTTTACTGTGGATGCCATGACAGGTCAGGATGCCGCCAATACCGCCAAGGCCTTTAACGATGCCCTGCCGCTGACCGGTGTGATCTTAACCAAGACAGACGGTGACGCCAGGGGCGGCGCCGCACTGTCGATTCGCCATATTACCGGCAAGCCGATTAAGTTTTTGGGGGTGGGTGAAAAAACGGATGCCCTGGAGCCTTTCCATCCGGACCGTGTCGCTTCCCGTATTCTGGGTATGGGGGATGTGTTATCCCTGATCGAAGAAGTCGAGCACAAAGTCGATAAGAAAAAGGCGGCCAAGCTGGCCCAGAAGGTTAAAACCGGTAAAGGTTTTGACCTGGAAGATTTCCGGGAGCAGCTCCAACAAATGAAAAACATGGGCGGCATGATGGGACTGATGGACAAATTACCCGGCATGGGCAATATGTCTGAGCAAATCAAGGGCCAGATGGATGACAAGGTTACCGTCCGTATGGAAGCCATTATTAATTCCATGACTCCGGCCGAGCGCGCCCGTCCCGAGATCATCAAAGGTTCCCGTAAGCGCCGGATAGCAAACGGCTCAGGCACCCAGATCCAGGATGTGAACAAGTTGATCAAACAGTTCACGCAAATGCAGAAAATGATGAAGAAGATGTCCGGAAAAGGCGGCCTGCAGAAAATGATGCGTGGCATGAAAGGCATGATGCCACCGGGCGGTATGGGTGGCATGGGCGGTATGTTCGGCCCTAAGTAA
- a CDS encoding substrate-binding periplasmic protein, with protein sequence MIKKVAEAAFFIIGTIIYWHYDEFRDEFRDEFGQENTFGLTDAMAIFNSVKTLVVLILLLGFNHLAYGVVSPEVIEIKVGTIPRPPFLAADEATGAAPEVLAAMNRVQNQFEFTLVSIPTKRRIRSLSAGLVDIMMWDNPAWGWQKDRLSLSVPLVANQDIFLALKQEQRTQSFFDDLTDKRLVAVHGYYYRFADFVTDESRLSEMFDISLVSNEELTIKMLLAKRADIAVVSTITLNWFLLRYPQYREELMISERVDTSHERFFLVPQSAPIRAKEINDILIAADRQGLLSVIYQRYGLEKPDFAGLYQLPVR encoded by the coding sequence ATGATAAAAAAGGTAGCTGAGGCTGCCTTTTTTATTATCGGCACTATTATTTATTGGCACTATGATGAGTTTAGGGATGAATTTCGGGATGAGTTTGGACAGGAAAATACCTTCGGGTTAACGGATGCTATGGCTATTTTCAACTCTGTAAAGACCTTGGTTGTACTTATATTGCTACTCGGTTTTAACCATCTGGCTTATGGTGTCGTTTCGCCCGAAGTTATTGAAATCAAAGTCGGTACTATACCCCGTCCGCCATTTCTGGCGGCTGACGAGGCGACCGGGGCCGCCCCCGAGGTGCTGGCGGCGATGAACCGGGTGCAAAATCAGTTTGAGTTTACGCTGGTTTCCATTCCCACCAAACGCCGTATCCGGTCGTTGAGCGCTGGCCTGGTGGACATTATGATGTGGGACAACCCTGCCTGGGGCTGGCAAAAAGACAGGTTGTCGTTAAGCGTACCGCTGGTCGCCAACCAAGACATTTTCCTGGCCCTGAAGCAGGAGCAACGGACGCAGTCATTTTTTGACGACTTAACCGACAAACGCCTGGTGGCTGTTCATGGCTATTATTACCGTTTTGCCGACTTTGTTACCGATGAATCCCGGCTCAGCGAAATGTTCGATATTTCCCTGGTGAGCAATGAAGAGCTCACCATTAAGATGCTGCTGGCAAAGCGGGCCGATATTGCCGTGGTAAGCACTATTACCCTGAACTGGTTTTTGCTGCGTTATCCCCAGTACCGGGAAGAGCTGATGATCTCTGAACGTGTCGATACCAGTCATGAGCGTTTTTTCCTGGTGCCGCAAAGTGCCCCGATCCGGGCTAAGGAAATCAATGACATCCTGATAGCGGCGGATCGGCAAGGTTTGTTGTCGGTTATTTACCAGCGCTACGGGCTGGAAAAACCCGACTTTGCCGGATTATATCAGCTGCCGGTGCGTTGA
- the rpsP gene encoding 30S ribosomal protein S16: MVTIRLARGGAKKRPFYQVVVADSRNSRDGRFIEKVGFFNPTAQGQAEKLRLDLDRINHWVGQGAGLSDRVAKLVKDAQAAA; the protein is encoded by the coding sequence ATGGTTACCATTCGTTTAGCTCGTGGTGGCGCTAAGAAGCGTCCATTCTATCAGGTTGTTGTTGCAGATAGCCGTAACTCTCGCGATGGTCGTTTCATCGAGAAAGTAGGTTTCTTCAACCCAACAGCACAAGGTCAAGCGGAAAAATTACGTTTAGACCTGGACCGCATCAACCACTGGGTTGGTCAGGGTGCTGGCTTATCTGATCGTGTGGCCAAGCTGGTTAAAGACGCTCAAGCAGCTGCTTAA
- the rimM gene encoding ribosome maturation factor RimM (Essential for efficient processing of 16S rRNA) encodes MKDKITLGKLGAVYGIKGWLKIHSFTDDPEAILDYMPWSLKLGDKIQAVEATDWRRHNNGLIVKIAGYDDRDQAQTLVGSEVLANPEALPKLPEGEFYWRDLIGLKVVTTQGYDLGTVSDMMETGANDVLVVKANRNDAFGKKERLIPYLFDQVVVSVSIENKQISVDWDPGF; translated from the coding sequence ATGAAAGATAAGATCACGCTGGGTAAATTAGGTGCCGTTTACGGGATCAAGGGCTGGTTGAAAATTCATTCATTCACGGATGATCCCGAAGCTATTTTAGACTACATGCCTTGGTCTTTAAAATTAGGCGATAAAATACAGGCAGTAGAAGCGACAGACTGGCGCAGACATAACAATGGTCTGATTGTCAAGATTGCCGGTTATGACGACAGAGATCAGGCGCAAACCCTGGTCGGTTCTGAAGTACTGGCGAATCCCGAAGCCTTGCCGAAATTGCCCGAAGGGGAGTTTTACTGGCGGGATCTGATCGGTTTGAAGGTTGTTACGACCCAAGGTTACGACCTGGGGACGGTTTCCGATATGATGGAAACCGGCGCGAACGACGTACTGGTTGTAAAAGCTAACCGCAATGATGCTTTTGGCAAAAAAGAAAGGTTAATTCCTTACTTGTTTGACCAGGTAGTGGTGTCGGTTAGTATCGAAAATAAACAAATTAGTGTTGACTGGGACCCAGGTTTTTAA
- the trmD gene encoding tRNA (guanosine(37)-N1)-methyltransferase TrmD, with product MSSSNGSGKSKWIGVISLFPEMFDAITEYGVTGRAIRNGLIEFHKWNPRDFTHDRHRTVDDRPYGGGPGMLMMVQPLRDAINAAKSAAQADGGKAKVIYLSPQGRKLDQAGVRELSQHDHLVFIAGRYEGIDERIIESDVDEEWSVGDYVLSGGELPAMNVIDAVARFVPGVLGHELSAEQDSFSDGLLDCPHYTRPEVLTTPDDGEKAVPKVLLSGNHEQIRLWRQQKSLERTWTRRPELLTDLALTAEQEKMLEKIKQTAADDSES from the coding sequence GTGAGCAGCAGCAATGGCTCTGGTAAGAGCAAGTGGATTGGGGTGATCAGCCTTTTTCCCGAAATGTTTGATGCTATCACTGAGTATGGGGTGACCGGCCGTGCGATCCGTAATGGTCTGATCGAGTTTCACAAGTGGAACCCGAGAGACTTTACCCATGATCGGCACCGCACCGTAGATGATCGTCCTTATGGCGGTGGTCCGGGCATGTTGATGATGGTGCAGCCGTTGCGTGATGCCATTAATGCAGCCAAAAGCGCTGCGCAGGCTGACGGCGGCAAGGCCAAGGTAATTTATCTGTCACCTCAGGGACGTAAACTGGATCAGGCCGGTGTGCGTGAGTTATCGCAACATGATCATCTGGTATTTATTGCCGGACGATATGAAGGCATAGACGAGCGGATCATTGAATCAGATGTTGATGAAGAATGGTCTGTTGGCGATTACGTGTTAAGTGGCGGCGAACTGCCGGCCATGAATGTGATCGATGCCGTAGCACGTTTTGTGCCCGGAGTATTGGGACATGAGTTGTCAGCCGAGCAGGATTCTTTTTCTGACGGTTTACTCGATTGTCCGCATTATACCCGGCCGGAAGTGCTGACCACCCCGGATGACGGGGAAAAGGCGGTACCTAAAGTGCTGCTAAGCGGTAATCATGAACAAATCAGGCTTTGGCGCCAGCAGAAGTCCCTGGAAAGGACATGGACCAGAAGACCCGAACTATTAACTGACCTAGCTCTGACTGCGGAGCAGGAGAAAATGCTTGAGAAAATCAAGCAAACTGCTGCTGACGACAGTGAATCCTAG
- the rplS gene encoding 50S ribosomal protein L19: MSKIIEQLEQEQMKTDVPAFAPGDTVSVQVKVTEGNKTRLQAFEGVVIAVKNRGLHSAFTVRKISNGVGVERVFQTHSPLIDSIEVKRRGDVRQAKLYYLRERSGRSARIKEKLAKK, encoded by the coding sequence ATGAGTAAGATTATTGAACAGCTCGAACAAGAGCAAATGAAAACTGACGTTCCAGCGTTCGCCCCGGGCGACACTGTTTCCGTTCAAGTTAAAGTTACCGAAGGTAACAAAACCCGTCTTCAGGCTTTTGAAGGTGTGGTAATCGCTGTTAAAAACCGTGGCTTACATTCTGCATTCACCGTTCGTAAAATTTCTAACGGTGTTGGTGTTGAGCGTGTATTCCAGACACACAGCCCATTAATTGACTCTATCGAAGTCAAACGTCGCGGTGATGTTCGTCAAGCTAAGCTTTACTATCTTCGTGAGCGTTCAGGTCGTTCTGCACGTATCAAAGAGAAGTTGGCTAAGAAGTAA
- the acs gene encoding acetate--CoA ligase, with translation MKELQSRYPVSTRAQASTHIDTATYEAMYRQSVEQPDTFWAEQAEKFIDWYQPWEQVSKVDFKASQVSWFAGGKLNVSYNCIDRHLAKKANDIAVIFEGDEPDNDAKITYQQLHDHVCRFANLLKQRGVKKGDRVCIYMPMIPEVGYAMLACARIGAVHSVVFGGFSTESIKARVLDADCRVIITADESVRGGKRIPLKANVDEALKDCPNVHSVIVVERTGAKINWNDALDVKYAEAVAGLPAECEPEQMDAEDPLFVLYTSGSTGKPKGVLHTCGGYLLYAAMTHKYVFDYQDGEIYWCTADAGWITGHSYIFYGPLANGATTLVFEGVPTYPDAGRFWQVCEKHKVNVFYTAPTALRALMSLGDTLVEQADLSSVRILGTVGEPINPEAWHWYYEIVGKENCPIVDTWWQTETGGILMTSLPGAVDMKPGATGKPFFGVQPAIFDKEGNELEGEAEGLLVMKGGWPGQMRTVYGDHQRFYDTYLSQYPGNYFTGDGAKRDKDGFYWITGRVDDVLNVSGHRLGTAEIESALVLHPAVAEAAVVGYPHDIKGQGVYAYVTLMSSATESDALQAELTEFVAKELGRFAKPDYIQWAPGLPKTRSGKIMRRILRKIAENEMENLGDTSTLADPSVVDHLVTNRIIK, from the coding sequence ATGAAGGAATTACAATCTCGCTATCCGGTATCGACACGCGCGCAGGCAAGCACCCACATCGATACCGCTACCTATGAAGCCATGTATCGCCAGTCGGTTGAACAGCCGGATACCTTTTGGGCTGAGCAGGCGGAAAAGTTTATCGACTGGTATCAGCCCTGGGAGCAGGTCAGCAAGGTTGATTTTAAAGCATCCCAGGTAAGCTGGTTTGCCGGCGGCAAACTTAACGTCAGCTACAATTGCATTGACCGGCATTTAGCTAAGAAAGCAAATGACATCGCTGTCATCTTTGAGGGAGACGAACCCGATAATGATGCCAAGATCACCTACCAGCAATTGCATGATCATGTTTGCCGCTTTGCCAACCTGTTAAAGCAGCGGGGAGTGAAAAAGGGCGACAGGGTTTGCATCTATATGCCGATGATCCCGGAAGTCGGTTATGCCATGCTTGCCTGTGCCCGTATCGGCGCCGTGCATTCGGTGGTTTTTGGCGGTTTCTCTACCGAGTCCATTAAAGCCCGGGTGCTGGATGCCGATTGCCGTGTGATCATTACCGCAGACGAAAGCGTCCGCGGTGGCAAACGTATCCCCCTTAAAGCCAATGTCGACGAAGCGCTTAAAGACTGCCCGAATGTTCATTCGGTAATAGTGGTGGAGCGTACTGGCGCAAAAATCAACTGGAACGATGCGCTGGATGTTAAATATGCCGAGGCGGTGGCCGGGTTGCCTGCCGAATGTGAACCGGAGCAAATGGATGCCGAAGACCCCTTGTTTGTGCTTTATACCTCGGGCTCTACCGGTAAACCTAAAGGGGTGCTGCACACCTGCGGCGGCTACCTGCTTTATGCCGCCATGACCCACAAATATGTCTTTGATTACCAGGACGGTGAAATTTACTGGTGTACGGCAGATGCCGGCTGGATCACCGGCCATTCCTATATCTTCTACGGACCGCTGGCCAATGGCGCCACCACACTGGTATTTGAGGGGGTGCCTACCTATCCGGATGCCGGGCGTTTCTGGCAGGTTTGCGAAAAGCATAAGGTGAATGTGTTCTATACCGCTCCTACGGCCCTGAGGGCATTAATGAGTTTAGGGGATACCTTAGTGGAGCAGGCGGACTTGTCTTCTGTCAGGATACTGGGCACGGTTGGCGAGCCGATTAACCCGGAAGCCTGGCACTGGTATTATGAGATTGTCGGCAAGGAAAATTGCCCTATTGTCGATACCTGGTGGCAAACCGAGACCGGCGGCATCCTGATGACTTCTCTGCCCGGGGCGGTGGATATGAAACCCGGGGCCACGGGCAAACCTTTCTTCGGGGTTCAGCCGGCGATATTTGATAAAGAAGGCAATGAGCTTGAAGGTGAAGCCGAGGGCCTGCTGGTCATGAAAGGCGGCTGGCCGGGGCAGATGCGCACCGTATACGGTGATCACCAAAGGTTTTACGATACCTATTTAAGTCAGTACCCGGGCAATTACTTTACCGGCGACGGCGCCAAGCGGGACAAGGACGGTTTTTACTGGATCACCGGACGGGTAGATGATGTGCTCAATGTTTCCGGCCACAGGTTAGGGACGGCGGAAATCGAAAGTGCCCTGGTATTGCACCCGGCGGTTGCCGAGGCGGCTGTGGTGGGTTATCCCCACGATATCAAAGGGCAGGGGGTTTATGCCTATGTAACCCTGATGAGTTCGGCTACCGAATCGGATGCTTTGCAGGCGGAACTGACGGAATTTGTGGCCAAAGAGCTGGGGCGTTTTGCCAAACCGGATTATATTCAATGGGCGCCGGGCCTGCCCAAGACCCGCTCGGGTAAAATTATGCGCCGTATCCTGCGTAAAATAGCCGAGAATGAAATGGAAAACCTGGGGGATACTTCGACCCTGGCGGATCCAAGCGTGGTAGATCATCTGGTTACCAACCGCATTATCAAATGA
- a CDS encoding ABC transporter permease, translating into MQSSLDISWWQLAIFMLVLLVPLVVNFRFSLGLTREISLAVVRMSLQLVLVGLYLQFLFELNNPVLNLMWLMVMLLVGTSAIISSTALPAKYLYLPVLSGLLLGLVPLLLLLLLALLRPEPVYNAQYLIPLAGMLLGNSLSGNIVALQRLFTAFRDKNDEYEGALALGASPAQASLPFVQSAMQQAFAPILASMATTGLVTLPGMMTGQILGGVDPITAIKYQLVILVAIFVMLSISVTASLYLGIRTSIEATGRVKVTFKTPKVKKQASRDKRA; encoded by the coding sequence ATGCAATCAAGTCTTGATATCAGCTGGTGGCAACTGGCCATTTTCATGTTGGTACTGCTGGTGCCTTTGGTGGTTAACTTCAGGTTTTCCCTGGGACTGACCCGTGAAATCAGCCTGGCAGTAGTGCGCATGAGCTTACAACTGGTGCTGGTGGGCCTGTATCTGCAGTTTCTGTTCGAACTGAACAACCCGGTACTGAACCTGATGTGGCTGATGGTGATGCTACTCGTTGGCACCAGCGCCATTATCTCCAGTACCGCGCTGCCGGCAAAGTACCTCTACCTGCCGGTGCTCAGCGGCCTGTTGCTGGGGCTGGTGCCGCTCTTGCTACTGTTACTGCTGGCCCTGCTCCGGCCGGAGCCTGTCTATAACGCCCAATACCTGATCCCGCTGGCCGGTATGCTGCTCGGCAACAGCCTCAGCGGCAATATTGTTGCCCTGCAAAGGTTATTTACCGCCTTTAGGGATAAAAACGACGAATATGAGGGAGCACTGGCATTAGGGGCTAGTCCGGCCCAGGCGAGCCTGCCCTTCGTGCAGTCTGCGATGCAGCAGGCCTTTGCCCCTATCCTGGCTTCTATGGCAACCACGGGATTAGTAACCTTGCCCGGCATGATGACGGGACAAATATTGGGGGGTGTAGATCCTATCACCGCCATTAAATACCAGCTGGTAATCTTAGTGGCTATTTTTGTGATGCTGAGCATCTCGGTTACCGCCAGCCTTTACCTGGGGATTCGCACTTCAATAGAAGCCACCGGTCGGGTTAAGGTGACATTTAAAACCCCGAAAGTGAAAAAACAGGCATCCCGGGATAAGCGCGCTTAA